The nucleotide sequence CGGCAGTCGGTGCTGGTGCCGTACGGCGGACCCGAGCTCGCCTCCGGCCAGCGGGTGACCTGGCGCGTCAAGGTCTGGACCGACGCCGGTGAGAGCCGTTGGTCCGGCCCGGCGATCTGGGAGATGGGCCTGCTCGACGAGGGCGACTGGACAGCGGACTGGATCGAGCCGGCCGAAGCCGCATCCGTACGGGCCCAGATCCTTCATCCGGCCTACCTGCTCCGGCGCGAGTTCACGCTGGACGCGCCGGTCGAAACGGCGCGGTTGCACGTCACCGCGCACGGCCTCTACGAGGTGTACCTCAACGGTCGCCGGGTCGGTGACGTCGAGCTGACACCCGGTTTCACCAGCTACTCCTCGACGGTGCAGGTCCAGACGTTCGACGTCGGCGCGATGCTCCGGCCCGGTGCCAACGTTCTGGGCGCGGTGCTGTCCGACGGCTGGTTTCGTGGTCAGGCCACCGGCTTTCGCCACGTGCGCTCGTATGGCGACGCCGTCGCCCTGCTGGCCCAACTGCAGGTGCGCGGGTCCGACGGCGGGACGCGTGTGGTCGCCAGCGGTGCGGACTGGTCGTTCCTGCCCGGGCCGATCGTCTCGGCCGACCTCTACGAGGGCCAGGTCGTCGACCTGCGCCGCGACCGCGCCGACTGGTGTCAGCCGGGGGCGGTTCGGGACGGTTGGTCACCGGTGGTCGTGCGGGAGCACGGCTTCGGGCGGCTGCGATGGTCGCCGGCGCCGCCCGTCCGCCGGGTCGAGGAGCTCCGTCCCCGGGCGGTCCACCGTCCGCGCCACGGCCGGCACGTCTTCGACCTCGGCCAGAACATCAACGGCTGGGCCCGGCTTACCCGGCTCGGGCCGCCCGGAACGTCGCTGGTGCTGACGCACGCCGAAGCGGTCGACGCGGATGGCAACGCCACGACCGCCACGCTCACTCCCGACACCGACGTCATCCCCACCGCCGACGGATGGCCGTGGGACACGTCGATCCTCAAACGGCCGCTGCAGGTGGACGAGGTGACATCGGCCGGCCGAACCGGCGACGTGTTCGAGCCCCGGCACACGACGCACGGCTTCCGCTACGTCCAGATCGACGGCTACCCCGGCGACCTTGACGTCGACGACGTCACCGGGGCGGTGGTCCATACCGACCTGCGGCGCACAGGCTGGTTCGCCTGCAGCGACGAACGGGTCAACCGCCTGCACCAGGCCGCGGTCTGGAGCCTGCGCGGGAACGCCTGCGACATCCCGACCGACTGCCCGACACGGGAGCGCGCCGGCTGGACCGGCGACTGGCAGGTGTTCGTCGCCAGCGCGGCGTTCCTCTACGACGTCGCCGGCTTCTCGGCCAAGTGGCTGCGCGACCTCGCGTCCGATCAGTGGCGCGACGGCACCGTGCAGCACTTCGCACCGAACCCCGTTCCGATGGACATGCCCGGCAACCCGATCCCGCCCGGCTCGGCCGGTTGGGGCGACGCCGCGGTGATCGTGCCGTGGGAGATCTACCGCGCCTACGGTGACGCCGGCGTGCTCGAGGAACAGTGGCCGTCCATGACGGCATGGGTCGACCGCGGCGCCCGTGCGGCGCGCGATCACCGCCACCCCGACCGGGTCGCGGTGCGGCCCAGCACCGCTGCGCACGAGCGCTATCTCTGGGACACCGGTTTCCATTTCGGTGAGTGGCTCGAACCAGAGGTGCCCGAGTTCGATCCGATTGCGCTGGTCGCCGAGGATCACGGCGACCTCGCCAGCGCCTACCTGCATCATTCAGCCGACCTGCTCAGCCGCAGCGCCGCCGTGCTCGGCCGCACCGGCGACGCGGACCGCTACGGCGAGCTCGCGGCGGCGGTCAAGGCGGCCTGGCAACAGGAGTTCCTCGGCGCCGACGGCGCGCTGCTCCGCGACACCCAGGCCGCGCACGTCCGGGCGCTGGCGTTCGGCCTGGTCCCGGACGAGTTGCGCGACTCGGTCGCCCAGCGCCTGGTCCAGCTCGTGCGCGAGGCCGGCACGCATCTCACGACCGGGTTCCTCTCGACCGGGTACCTGCTGCCGGTGCTCGCGGAGACCGGCCATGTCGACGTCGCCTACGAGCTGTTGTTCCAGGACACCGAGCCCTCGTGGCTCACGATGATCGATCGCGGCGCGACGACGATCTGGGAGGACTGGCGAGGCATCGACGAGAACGGCGCGGCGTTGCTGTCGCTGAACCACTACAGCAA is from Jiangella alkaliphila and encodes:
- a CDS encoding family 78 glycoside hydrolase catalytic domain, which codes for MNEPTQLRVEHLSEPLGLDVRRPRLSWLLPLDAAEQVAYRIRAGAWDSGRVESRQSVLVPYGGPELASGQRVTWRVKVWTDAGESRWSGPAIWEMGLLDEGDWTADWIEPAEAASVRAQILHPAYLLRREFTLDAPVETARLHVTAHGLYEVYLNGRRVGDVELTPGFTSYSSTVQVQTFDVGAMLRPGANVLGAVLSDGWFRGQATGFRHVRSYGDAVALLAQLQVRGSDGGTRVVASGADWSFLPGPIVSADLYEGQVVDLRRDRADWCQPGAVRDGWSPVVVREHGFGRLRWSPAPPVRRVEELRPRAVHRPRHGRHVFDLGQNINGWARLTRLGPPGTSLVLTHAEAVDADGNATTATLTPDTDVIPTADGWPWDTSILKRPLQVDEVTSAGRTGDVFEPRHTTHGFRYVQIDGYPGDLDVDDVTGAVVHTDLRRTGWFACSDERVNRLHQAAVWSLRGNACDIPTDCPTRERAGWTGDWQVFVASAAFLYDVAGFSAKWLRDLASDQWRDGTVQHFAPNPVPMDMPGNPIPPGSAGWGDAAVIVPWEIYRAYGDAGVLEEQWPSMTAWVDRGARAARDHRHPDRVAVRPSTAAHERYLWDTGFHFGEWLEPEVPEFDPIALVAEDHGDLASAYLHHSADLLSRSAAVLGRTGDADRYGELAAAVKAAWQQEFLGADGALLRDTQAAHVRALAFGLVPDELRDSVAQRLVQLVREAGTHLTTGFLSTGYLLPVLAETGHVDVAYELLFQDTEPSWLTMIDRGATTIWEDWRGIDENGAALLSLNHYSKGAVISFLHRHTAGLTPIDDQPGYRRFRVAPQPGGGLTHARAIHDSPYGPISVAWRSDGETFTLHVSVPPGATADVILPDGDTFVAGPGRVRRTCAVDMNRFGPAGAVV